Proteins encoded together in one Anaerotignum propionicum DSM 1682 window:
- the hisF gene encoding imidazole glycerol phosphate synthase subunit HisF yields the protein MITKRIIPCLDVRDGRVVKGVNFEGLADVSSPVALGKFYSDNGADELVFYDITASVEGRGLFTDILRQVASQIFIPLTVGGGINTIEDFDRVLKCGADKVSVNSGAIKNPNLVLEAAKKYGDQCVVLSVDMKRVDEKFMVFAKGGRENTGMEALSWIKRCEKMGAGEIVVNSIDTDGVKKGFDLEMLEAVCDFVSVPVIASGGAGCIQDFVDLFHALPKVDAGLAASIFHFGEVTIPNLKKALAENNIIVRR from the coding sequence ATGATCACAAAAAGAATTATCCCTTGCTTGGATGTGCGGGATGGGCGTGTAGTAAAGGGTGTTAATTTTGAAGGGCTTGCCGATGTCTCATCTCCGGTTGCTTTGGGAAAGTTTTATAGTGACAACGGTGCAGATGAGTTGGTTTTTTATGATATTACTGCTTCTGTGGAAGGCAGAGGGTTGTTTACCGATATTTTGCGTCAGGTGGCCTCCCAGATTTTCATTCCCTTGACTGTTGGCGGTGGCATCAATACCATTGAAGATTTTGACCGCGTTTTAAAATGTGGTGCGGATAAAGTAAGTGTAAATTCAGGAGCAATCAAAAATCCTAACCTAGTGTTAGAGGCGGCAAAAAAATATGGAGATCAGTGCGTGGTTCTATCTGTTGACATGAAGCGGGTGGACGAGAAATTTATGGTTTTTGCAAAGGGTGGCAGAGAAAATACTGGCATGGAAGCGCTGAGCTGGATTAAGCGCTGCGAAAAAATGGGCGCAGGAGAAATTGTGGTAAACAGCATTGATACCGATGGCGTGAAGAAAGGCTTTGATTTGGAAATGCTTGAGGCGGTTTGCGATTTTGTTTCTGTACCTGTGATTGCATCTGGGGGTGCTGGTTGTATCCAGGATTTTGTGGATTTGTTTCATGCTTTGCCTAAAGTTGATGCAGGGTTGGCAGCATCTATTTTTCATTTTGGTGAGGTTACCATCCCAAATCTGAAAAAGGCTTTGGCAGAAAACAACATTATTGTAAGAAGATA